The genomic region CGCTCCACGCGTTCGGCGCCGAGATAACGCGCCATGGTGGCTTTCAGTTCGGCGACGGTGACAGTCGTGCGAAAGCGCTTCAGGGTCGGTGTGCCGATCACATAACGCGGCAGGAAGATGCTGGCCTGAATGCGTTCCAGCGGCGTCGAGGCGCGCGAGAGGGAACCAAGAACGTAGAACAGCGTATTGGCCGCAAGGCTCCACACCACGCCGTTGGTCAGGGGAAGAGCATTGGTTCCGAAAAGCGCTTCCGGGCGCAATGCGGTAAAGCCGAGAAAACCATCGCGCAAAATGGCGGCATTTTCCGGCGCCATGGTGGGTAGCAGCAAAGTGTAGGCCCAGACCAGAAAGCCGGTCGAAAGACCCAGCATGGCACCGCGTCCGTTGGCATTGCGCCAGAACAGCCCGCCAATGAAGGCAGGCACGAATTGGGCAATCGCAGCAAAGGAAACGAAGCCGATCGAAGCCAGGTGGATATTGTTGGAGGTGAAGCGATAATAGGCAAACGCCAGCGCCAGAATGCCAATAATGGTGAGGCGGCGGGTGTTCAGAATGATTTTGGTCAGGTCGCGCTGTTCTGCTGCCTGTTGCTTGGCCAGCCGCCGTATGAAAAGCGGCAGCACCAGATGATTGGAGATCATGATCGAAAGCGCGACGCAGGCGACGATGACCATCGCGGTTGCCGCCGACAACCCGCCGAGAAAGGCCACGAGGGCAAGCCAGTGAGCACCAGCAGCCAGCGGCAGAGCCAGAACATACAGGTCTCCGCTGACATTGCCTCCGAGTGTCATCACGCCGATCAGCGCGATGGGAAACACGAAGATATTGATGAGCACCAGATAAACCGGGAAGAGCCACGAGGCGGTTCGCAGTTCCTTTTCACTCCGGCTTTCCACCACGGTTACATGGAATTGGCGCGGCAGCATGATGATGGCCGCGGCGCTGAGTGCGCTTTGCACGATCCATGTGCCGATGGACGTTTGATAGTGAAACGCTTCCAGCGCCTCCGGCGACTGGGATATCTGGTTGATCAGTTGCGACGGAGCGCCAAACAGGAAGAAAGTGCAGGCAAAACCGACGGTTAGGAAGGCGCACAGCTTGATGACCGATTCCAGGGCCACCGCCAGAATGAGGCCGTTCTGGTGCTCGGTGGCGTCGGTATGGCGCGTGCCGAAGAGAATCGCAAAGACAGCAAGCACAGCGGCGACGGGCAGGGAAATATCGCCGAATATGAATACTGACGGATCGACGGCCGATCCGTAATGTTCCATGACGAGGCCGACACTCCCGGAAACGGCTTTGAGCTGGAGCGCGATGTAGGGAATCGAGCCAACGGCTGCGATGCAGGTCGCAAGTGACGCGACACCAAAGCTTTTGCCGTAGCGGGCAGCGAGAAAATCGGCGATCGATGTGATGTGTTCGGATTTCGCCAGTCGAACGATATGCCGCAGCAAACGGTTGCCGAGCGTGAAGACGAGAATGGGGCCGATATAGATGCCGAGAAATTCAAGTCCGCGCTGCGCCGACAAGCCGACAGAGCCAAAAAACGTCCAGGATGTGCAGTAGACGGCCAGGCTGAGCGCGTAGATATATGGGCGCGGGGCACTGTTCCAGCGCGACGTGCGCCGGTCGCCGATGCTGGCTACCGCAAAGAGCAGCAGCAGATACAAAAAGGCGGCGCCAATAATACCCCAGCCCTGCATAGCCGGCTTGTTCCCTCACTCCTCGATCACGAATGACGCAAGCACTTTCAGTGCGCTCGCGCAAGATTATTGATCGAAAACGGTGCGTTTCTGCCGCTTTATCTTTTCTTTGGTAATTTTCGTCTACAAACTGACAGTGTGATCCTGAAAGTGCAGGGCCCTTTTCAGGACTGCGTTTGAAATGACAAAGCGCTTTCGGTTCCACTTGTGGAAAACGGCTTTGCCATCCACTGCCAGTTTTTCTGGTGCCCAGGTTGATTTGACGAACGCCACCGCGGCAGGACGGCCCAAGCGGTCCGCGTTCGTGAGGGAGACAGCAATGCTCAAGGAATTCAAGGAATTCGCCCTGAAGGGCAATATGGTCGATCTGGCCATCGGTGTTATCATCGGCGGGGCGTTCGGCGGCCTCGTCAACTCCATCGTCAATGACATCATCATGCCGATCATCGGTCTTATCACCGGCGGTATCGACTTTTCGAACATGTTCATACAGCTGGCAGGTGAACCCAAGACCACGCTGGCAGCTGCCCGTGACGCCGGTGCGACCATCGCCTACGGCAACTTCATCACTCTTCTCATCAATTTCCTTATCATCGCGTGGGTATTGTTCCTGGTGGTGAAAGCGATGAACCGCATGAAGAAGAAGGAAGAAGCAAAGCCGGAACCGGAAGCACCCCGCGAAGAGGTTCTGCTGACCGAAATCCGCGATCTTCTGGCAAAGCAGAAAGCCTGATTGACCAGGAACTGATGGATGAAACGGGGCCTTTTGGCCCCGTTTCCTTTGATCCATAAATGCGTTTGATCAGACCATCACAAAAAGCCGCGTGATTTCGCTACCGGGCCTTGATAAGCACGAAGTCAAAATCCAGATCCAACGCGGGGAAATCATGACGCTCATCGCCAATCTTCGTCGGGAAGCAGCCCAGTCACCGGAAAGCGGGATTGTGGCGGTCGCCAATCATGGGCGCGGACGCGAAGGACTTATTCCGCTGTGGGTAGGCGAGGGCGATCTTTCTACACCGGATTTCATTCGTGCCGCGGCCCAGAAAGGCATTTCTGACGGAGAGACCTTCTATACCTGGCAGGCAGGCATACCGGAGTTGCGGGAAGCGCTGGCTCGCTATCATGCGCGGCATTTTCCACTGGCTCTAAAGCCCGAGAATTTCTATGTCACCGGTTCGGGTATGCATGCCATCGAAATGGCGCTGACAGCAACCGTTGGAGCAGGTGAAGAAGCGATCTATCTCTCCCCGGCCTGGCCCAATTTTGTCGGTGCGGCTGGTCTTGCTGGCGTCACGCCGGTCCCGGTCGAACTGGAATTCGGGGACAACGGCTGGATGCTTGATCCGGAGAAGATTGCAGCCGCCATCACGCCCCGCACAAAGGCCCTATTCGTCAATACCCCATCCAATCCTACCGGCTGGACGGCGGATCGGGAAACTTTGCAATTCATTCTTGATCTGGCGCGCAAACAGGGCCTCTGGATCATTGCGGACGAGATTTATACCCACTTCTATTATGGCGGCGGTCGTGCTCCCTCCTTCATGGATATTATGGAGCCGGATGACCGCATCATCTTTGTCAATTCCTTCTCCAAAAACTGGGCGATGACGGGCTGGCGTATTGGTTGGATGACTGTGCATCCGTCGCTGGGGCCGGTTATTGAAAACCTGATCCAGTATTCGAATTCGGGCGTTGCGCAATTCATGCAGCGTGGTGCCGTTACGGCTCTCGATGAGGGCGACGCCTTCATTTCGATGCAGGTTGAGCGCGCCCGTTCCACGCGCGATAGCCTGTGCGCCGCGCTATTGGCGACAGGCAAGGTTCGCCTCACTCCTCCACAGGGTGCATTTTATCTGTTCTTCGGCGTGGACGGCGTCGAGGATTCGGTCAAGGCAGCTATCGACATGGTGGACAATGCCAATGTTGGCCTGGCGCCAGGCAGCGCATTTGGCCTTGGTGGCGAAGGGTTCTTCCGCCTTTGCTTCTGCCGCGACCCAGAACAGGTGGAAGAGGCCGCAAGGCGGCTTGTGCACTGGATCGAAAAGCGTTGAACTCATCGCTTCCCGGGTGAAGGGCGGGGGCTGCGGCCTGCCGCCACCTTCATCAGACGCTGGAAGGTCGGGCACTCCATATGGCTTTTAGCGGGACAGGTCGCTGCGTGCCGCAGCCCATCTCGAAGTGCCGCAAGATGGGCGATTGTACGGTCGAGATCATCCGCCTTCGCAGACAGGGTTTCGCGACTGATCGAAACCTGGCCGTCGGGGCCGAACATGCCCGCAATGTCATCGAGCGAAAAACCAGCCGCCTGTCCGAGGGCGATCAGGGATAGCTTGGTCACGACGCTGGGATCAAAAACGCGGCGCAAACCCCGTCGGCTGTGTGAGGCGATCAGCCCCCTTTCTTCATAGTATCGCAGTGTTGATGCGGGAATGCCTGTCACTTTCGCAACTTCCGCAATGTCCATATCTTTCATATTGACCTCAAGTCGGCTTTAACTTGTATGGTCCGCCTTTTCAATGATCCACGCAAGTGGAAAGGAAAGGTAAATGCTTGTTTTGCAGATCGTTTTCATTGGAGTGGGAGCGACACTCATAACGGATATCTGGACGATGGCGAGAGCGCGGCTGTTCGGCGTTGCTAGCCTGGATTATGGGCTGGTGGGACGCTGGTTCGGTCATATGCTGGAAGGGCGCTTCGTGCACGAGCGGATCACCGCCAGCCCGCCGGTTCGAGGAGAGAAACTTCTTGGCTGGGGTGTTCATTACGCCATCGGCGTGCTGTTTGCGGCTGGTCTGGTTGCTGCTGGCGGGCTTGAGTGGATGGCATCGCCGAAGCTCCTGCCAGCGTTAGCCTTCGGATTGTTGACCGTTGCTGCTCCATTCCTTGTCATGCAGCCCGGCATGGGGGCGGGGATCGCCGCACGAAAGACGCCAAAGCCCTGGGCCGCCCGGGGATGGAGTATAGTGACGCATCTGTGGTTCGGAGCGGGGCTCTATCTTGCGGCTCTCGCGGCCACGCTCATCTTCTGAGACAGCAAAAAGGCCGGTTGAACCGGCCTTTTATTCCAATGATCCTGCTTGTCAGCCGCCGGCCTTGGAGACCATCAGCGGAATGATCCGCTCGGAACTGGCGGGCTGTGAGACAGTGGGTTCGGCGTAGGGGATGCCGAGCGTGTTCCACACTTCCAGAAGTGCATCCTTGAGGCCGTCAATCAAGGCGTCATCATGCAGGGGCGACGGCGTGATGCGCAATCTTTCGGTGCCGCGCGGAACGGTCGGATAGTTGATCGGCTGGATATAGATGTCATGCACTTCAAGCAGGCGGTCGCTGGCCTTTTTGCAAAGCTCGGGATCGCCGACCAGAATGGGCACGATGTGGGTTTCCGACGACATGACGGGCAAACCGGCGGCAGAAAGTACATCCTTGGCGCGCCGCGCCTGACGCTGCTGGCCGTCGCGCTCCACCTGCGAGGTCTTAAGGTGCCGGATCGCAGCCGTCGCGGCTGCAGCGACTGCCGGGGGCAGGGAAGTGGTGAAGATGAAGCCCGGTGCGTAGGAGCGCACCGCATCGACAATCGCACGCGAGCCGGTAATGTAACCGCCGAGCGCGCCGAAAGCCTTGGCAAGCGTGCCCTCGATAATATCGATGCGATGTGCAAGGCCATCGCGTTCGGTAATGCCGCCGCCGCGTGCACCATACATGCCGACCGCATGAACTTCATCGATATAGGTCATGGCATTATATTTATCGGCCAGATCGGCGATCTTCTCGATCGGCGCGATATCGCCGTCCATGGAATAGACGGATTCGAACACGATCAGCTTTGCGCGCGCAGGATCGGCAGCCTTCAGCAGCTGTTCCAGATGCTCGACGTCATTGTGACGGAAAATCTTCTTCTCCGCACCCGAGCGGCGCACGCCCTCGATCATCGAAGCATGGTTCAACTCGTCAGAAAGGATAAGACAGTTCGGCAGCAATCGGGCAATCGTGGAAATCGAGGCTTCGTTGGAGACAAAGCCCGATGTGAAAACGAGTCCGGCTTCCTTGCCGTGCAAATCAGCGAGTTCGTTTTCCAGTTCGACGAGCGGGTGGTTATTGCCGGAAATATTGCGCGTTCCGCCGGAACCTGAGCCAGCATTACCTGCTGTGTCGCACATAGCCTTGATGACATCGGCATGGTGGCCCATGCCAAGATAGTCATTCGAACACCAGACGGTGATTTCGCGGGCAGTGCCATTGTTGCGCCAGATAGCTCGGGGGAAACGTCCGACAATACGTTCAAGATCTGCAAAAACGCGGTAACGCTTCTCGGCGTGCAACTGGTCGATCGCTTCTTCGAAAAAACGGCGATAGTCCATAATGCGCTCCTTAGTCTGTGCCCTAACTAGCGCTTTTGGCACTTGCCGTCCATGGCGCATTGATGGGCAATTTGCCACGTTTGAATGAAGCAGCATTGATTGAAATCAAGCAAGTAGGCTCGACACTGGCAATAATGACAACCATTGTCATCACGAACCATATCGGAATATCGCGCAGAGTGATTGGTTTCGACGTAGAGTTGCTTGAATAAGCAGCCAAAAATCGCCAGCTGTTTCCAGCATCCAACACAAAACGCGGCATTTGCATGAAATCAACGCGCTCGGCGATGAACTATCCAGCCTCAAACACTGGCGATTGGAACGCCTATTGGGGCGCTTCCCCGATGCGACATTTGCGATTGCTATGGCGTCATGTGCAGCTTTCGGTTCCAAACCGAAAAAACAAGGCAAATCTTATCGCCACAGCTGGAAGCTTCCAGACTTTGAAGCCCGATGATCTGCCGCTCGTTTGCGTGGTGCGCAATGCAGCAGCCTACATCAAATCCTTTTTGCGCTATTATCGCGAGATGGGTGTTACGCGCTTCATCGTCGTTGACGACCGGTCGGACGATGGTACGGCCGAAATATTATCCAGCGCCCCTGATGTGGATCTGTACTCCTCGAGCATCCGTTATGCAGAGGCCGACCGCGGCCGTGCCTGGCGCGATGCTTTGTTCAATCTTTATGGGCGCGGACGCTGGTATCTGTCTGTCGATGCCGATGAGTTCTTCGTGTTTCCGAGAATGGAGCAGCGGAATATCCGCTCGTTTATCGAGGAACTGGAGCAGAATGGAATTCGCCGATGCCTGGCGCCGATGATCGATATGTATCCCGGCGGTTTGCTGCGCGAAGGGGTTTTTGTCGATGATGGGACCAGATATCCATTCGAGGTGTCCTCACATTTCGATGGCGACGGCTATACGGTGACGCCGGAAAAGTTTGGCGTAGCTGTGCGCGGTGGACCGCGTCTGCGCCTGTTCGGACGCAGCATGCGCCTTTCAAAATTCCCGCTGATTTGGGTCGACGGAAAAACGGATTATCGCCGAGGCAGCATTCACGGGCCCGGACCGTGTTTCCGTAATTTTCTACCCGCTACCGGGGCTCTTCTCCATTATCGGTTTTCATCGCTCTCGGTCAGCGAATTCAAACGTATCGCCTCGGAAAAGAGCCACGCGGGCGGGGCCGAGCATTACAGGGCAATCGTTGAAAACGAGCGTTTTTCGGATGACCTGTCACTCGTTTACGAAGGCTCGTTGCAATACACAGGCCCTGCCGGTCTCGTTGAACGTGGCTTCATGGCCGATTTGCGAGATATAAAGCCGGCGGCGGGACCGAAGTGCCGCATTAGCACGTAAAGGTCTTACGCAGGAACTGAAGCAACATATCATTGCGCCTGATCGTAAGGCGTGGAATGCCGAACGGATCGTCAGTTGGTCTTGCGCGGCGTTTTTCCGTCGTCGTCGCGTTTGTATAACCTGCCGCTTCGACGATCTTGCGTGTCGCTGCGTTTTCTCCACCGTAAGGATAGGCGAAAGACGTGACTTCGCTGCCGAGCACGTCCTCGATCCTTGTCCGTGATTGGTGAATCTGCGCTATGGCGTCCTTTTCGCTCGCGTCCGGAAGGAAGATATGGTCGAGCGTATGCGAACCAACTTCATGCCCGAGCGTTGCCCATTCTCGCAATTCCGCAACGCTCATGCAGGTGGCGCGCGCGACGCCGATCTTCTGATCCCAAAGATTGAAACCGCCAATCTGGTTGGCGACGAAATAGTTTGTGGCGGTGAAGCCGAACTCCTGCAACACGGGCAGGGCGTTGCGGAAGACGTTCTCGAAACCATCGTCAAAGGTGATGACAGCAACTTTGCCCTGTTTCTTGCCGTAGATGTAGGGCAGTGCGTCCCGCACCGACAGGCCGCGATAACCCAGCCTTTTCAGCCACGCCATCTGCTGGCGAAAGCGATCCGGATGAACGATCATGCTGCGATAGGGGGCGCGGTGCGTCGGCGGCACGTCTATCTGGTGATAAAGAAGAATCGGAACGGGCACGAGAACCTCAAACAGCTGCGCGCGAGCGCGATTTTATCTTCCAGCGATAGAGCGGGCGCAAGATTTCACGCTTCAGCTTGTCTGGCAGGGAACGCGATTTCTGGATCGTACTGCCGCCCAGCTGCACGGATATTTCTTTCACGCCGCCCGGAAGGACGGACAGTGGTTTCAGCCCGGTTACCCAGTTCATTTGCGCGGTGGTGTCGACAGGGCGGTCGAAGACTTCGGTTGCCGAGAGCAGCCGTTGCGCGGCTTCCCGCCCGACAAGCTGCGCCACCATGCCGAGGCCGACCGGCACCGGCTCGATGATGCGTACCCCTTCCGTCGTCAGCACCACCCGGCCGCTTTCCCGCTCGCGAAAGGGAAAGCGGATAAAACTGTGGGCTTTGAGAAGCTGGCATGAGGCGGAATAGGCTGCGGCAAATTCCGGCGTCAGTTCCACATCATCTTCCAGCACCAGGCCTGCGTCCAACCCTTGATCGACAATAGCCTGCCAGGCCTTCCGGTGCGAAAGGAAACAGGCAATTTCATTAGTGCTGAGTTGAAATGGATAGCGGGGCTTGTGTGCCGACCGCCGATAGACACGGCTGATCGTTTGCGCATCGAGCGTGCGGCCGTCGACAGCGTTGACGACGTCTGTTTCAATCGGCAGCTTTCGAATAAGCGCTTCGACCTGGGGCTGGCGGTCGGTGGCGCGCTCCAGATGGATGATGAAAGCCTTGACGGCCCTCTGCGGGCCGTCACTCGCGGTAATGTCAGGACGCGTTTCGTTCATGGTCCCTATTTACCTTGGAACACATGGAAAAGCTCCAGGAATTTTGCAGATCAGACAGGCTGCCAGCCTGGTTCGACACGATCGGCTTCCGCCCGCCACAGATCCGCGTAGTCGACGTTCTGCCAGTCCTTGAACCACGGCCCGCCGCGCGTGTAATGGACGACTTTCGGCAGTCCGGTTTCCGGCTTCTCGTTCCAGCCTTCAAGCCAGTTGTAATCCGTCGGCAATGCACCGATTTCATCGTCAGCAGCCCACTGCATACGGTGCAGATAGGCCCCGCTTTCGCGGTTGACCAGTTCGGGCGTCAGCTTGCGCGTCGAAGGATGCTCGCAGTTGAACAGCATGCAGGAAGACCAGTTCTTGCGCGGATAGCTGGTCTGCACCTTGCCATCCATCTTCACGCTGTCTTTGGGCTGATAATCATGCTGAACGCAATAAACGGCTTTCGAAGGATCGTTATAGGATTGAAGGCCAGCAATATCGCCGAGGAAAAGGAAGTCGCAATCGCAAAAAAGTGCCCAGCCCTTATAGCCCGCAAGCCATGGCGTGAAAAAACGCGAATAGGTAAACTCAGTCGACGCCAGCGGGTCGACTTCTCGCGTGTAGGCTCCCTGTTCCACAAGATCCTGCAGCTTGATCGGCACGATTTCCAACGGAATAGAAGAATGTTTCAACGCCGATGCTTTGGCGACGTCGTATGCGATGGGCTCGCGAGAATCCCACCCGATGAAAATGCGCAACGGTTCACTCATTCATATGCTCCTTTAAAGCGATTGCCTCGTGATCGTTCTCACGCCTTCTGCCGAAAATTATAGGTATGTGCAGCGTCATTGAATAAGGCTGATACGCCCGGACTTTACCTTTTGCTCAACCCAGCTGCGCTCATCCCCCCAGGTGTGACGTTTCCATCCTTCCCAGGTGAAGCCGCAGATTTTCACGTCCCAGCTTTCCTGCGGGCACTTTTCGAGCATGTACCAGATGCCAAAAAAACCAGTACTTGGAAAGACTTTGCTTATGTTCTCTTCGGTTACGCCCAGCTCTTTGCACCCGGCCAGATAGAACTGGGGCGGCATGATCCGGATTTCCTTGCCGGCAGAACCGACAACCTCAATGGTCTGCATGGTCCAGTCACCGCGCCGTCCCTTGAGACGGGAAAGGAAATTCGGGCGGGGGTGGTATTTGCGGATGATGCTGGGATGATAGGCCAGCATCACTTCCTTGGCCGCCTTGAAGGTCGGTGTCTGTACGAAGCCGGGATCGCGCAGACGCCGCTGCATGGGCTTGCTGGAGGTTGCCAGCATCAGGAGATCCGTCCGGGTGCCACTCATGCCGATTGATTGTTTGGGTTCATTGAAACGGACAACAAAATCCGCTGCATCCACTTCGGCAGAAAGATCGCGCGGCAAAGGCGCGTTGCCGACGATGATCAAGGTCTTTTTCATGCACTCCAACTCAAAATAGAACGAACCACGGCCGACTGTGAAATAGCGGGCATCTCTAAAACCAGAATTACATAATGAATGCGATATTTGGAGACTATTTCTCGGAAGAAATTGAAATCCGGTGGAAATGCTGGGATTTCGCTGCGATCACGGCTGCCATGCAGGAAATGCACTTCTCAAACGGCACAGGAAGGCGGAAGCTCACACTCGGGAGGAAGATAAAAAAAGGGGATACCACAATGAATCTTCGTACCCACTTCCATCGCTGGATGCAATATCGCGAAAACGTTCGCGAACTCAGCGGCTGCACAGACCGCGAGCTTTCCGATCTGGGGCTTTCCCGTACAGATATTCATCGCGTTGCTCGCGAAGCCGCTTTCGCGTGAACAAGTCAGGGTCGTTGTTCTTTTGGAAACGCGACCCTGAACCGATCCGCAGGAAACCTCCAAAACCTACACATCGCCCGGTTTCTTGAAACGGATGTGAATGTTGTCGCTTGCGAGGTCGAAGCCAGCATAGTTACGCTGAAAGGCAATGAGCGCATCGTTGACGCCCTTTGAATAATCGTCTTCCTGCACGTCGATATGGTGCCGGTAAAGTATCCTGTCGTCCTTATAGAATATAACCTGACCTTCCATCATAGCCTCCTTCTGATGACGCGCAGAGCAGAAATCCGTCGGCGGTTTCAGGCGTCATGCGCTTTGAAACGGGTGGGTAGAGCAATATTCTACACACGGGCCTATGGCTGAAGTGGTGCCGAAGGCACTTATCCAGTCGGTATGTCTATTTGAGATAGGCGATATGACGGGTGTTTCAAGATGATGCAGCGCCGGTTCGGGCTTTGCTGAGCTCGAGCCATGCACGAGCCGCGTGAGACAGGAATGCACCTTTCCGCCAGATCAACGCCAGATGCCAGCTCACGTCCGCGCCTTTGATCTTGTGAATGCGCACGCCGGGGTGATGCCGCTGTTCCGCGATCATTTTCGGCAGAAAGCCGATCCCCATGCCCGCTGCCACCAGTTCCACGATGAAGTCGATCTGGCTGGAACGGACCGCCACGTTCGGAGAGAACCCATGCGAACGACATGCATCGAGGATGATATGATTGAGGGCAAAGCCGCTCTCGAAAAGAATGAAAGGCAGGCTGGCGATATCGCGCAGCGAAACGCCGTCGTCCTGCGCCTTCGCGTGATCGGCGGGGAGCAGCGCCACAACCGGTTCGCATCGCACATCCTGCCATTCGAAACTGTCTCCAACCGGCAGAAGCGAAGCCGCGAGTTCCACATCGCCCGCCAGCAGCAGTTCCTCCAGCCTTCTGCTGCCGTGCTCGACCAGTTGAATGTCGATCTGCGGATAAAGCTTCGTATAGGCTGCGAAAACGGGCGCAAAAAGCACGCTGGAGCCAATGGGCGGCAGCCCGAGCCTCAGGAGGCCGCGCTTGAGGCCGCGCAATTCATTGAGTTCGGCCAACATGTCGTCCTTTTCCGCCAGCATCGCGAGCGCGCGACGGAAGACGATCTCGCCCGCCGCAGTGAGCCGCGAGGGCGAAACTTCACGATCAAGCAGGACCAGTCCCAATTCGTCTTCAAGCTGCCTGACCGCTTTGCTGACGGTCGATTGGGTCGCGTTGATAGCTTTTGCGGCAGCGGAAAAGCCGCCCTGCCGCACCACTTCGACAAAAGCCTGAAAGCTGCGCAAATTCATGAGCCATTCTATTACGGAATAGCTGCAATGAAATCAATTCATTTCTAGAATAGCGCCTCCCAGCCTATATTCATCGATGAAAATGCCTCGGTTCCTATTGGAAAGCACATGAACGCCCACAGCCTCCTGATCCGGTTTCGTTACGCATTGCATCACAGCCGCCTGATGCAGATTGCGACGCTGGTTGGCTTCTGGCTGGCGGGTGAGTTCTTCGTTCGCCTGGTCGGCCTCCCGCTTCCTGGTGGCATTGTCGGCATGGCGCTGGTGCTGGCTCTCCTTCTGAGCGGGCGCATCAGCCTCTTCAGCATGAAGCGCGGGGCGGAGTGGTTCCTCGCGGAGATGCTGCTCTTTTTCGTTCCTGCGGTTCTTGCGGTCCTCGAGCATCAGGAATTGATAGGCCTGCTCGGCCTCAAGATCATGGCCGTGATTTTGCTGGGCACATTGACGGTGATGAGCGTCACCGCATTGACGGTGGACCTCTGCTACCGGTGGAGCCTGCGTTATGTCGCTAAGTAACCCGCTTGTAGCGACGCTTTTCTGGTCCGCCGCAACGATCCTGCTTTATCTCGCCGCCAAGCGCGTCTATCGCCGTTTTCCCCTGTGGTGGCTGACGCCGCTGGCCGTCACCCCCCTGTTGCTGATGGCGCTCGTTATCGGGCTCAACCAGAACTATCGCGGGTATTTCAGCGCCACCCACTGGCTGGTCGCGCTGTTGGGACCTGCAACCGTTGCCTTTGCAATCCCGATCTATCAGCAGCGTGCCACGATCCGCCGCTATTGGCCGGTGCTTCTGGCAGGGGTGGTGGTGGGAAGTTCGTCGGCAATGGCTTCCGCATGGGGGCTGGCACATCTGTTGGGACTCAACGAAGCTATCAGCCTCAGCCTGATGCCCCGCTCGATGAGTACGCCATTTGCGATGACGGTTTCCGGCGACATTGGCGGCACGCCGGATCTGACTGCCATCTTTGTGGTGCTCACCGGCGTGTTTGGCGCGGCGATGGGCGAAGTTATGCTCAACTGGCTGCCCATCCGCTCGGCGCTGGCACGCGGAGCCCTTTTCGGCATGGGCGCCCACGGCGCCGGTGTCGCGAAGGCGCATCAGATCGGCAGTGAGGAAGGTTCCATTGCCGGGCTGGTCATGGTGCTTGTAGGACTGGTGAATGTGCTGGCCGCGCCTCTGATCGCTCACTTTCTATAAACGCCCGGAAACCGGTGTCTTATGTGCGTGGGCACTTTCATGAAAACAATTGG from Brucella intermedia LMG 3301 harbors:
- a CDS encoding glycosyltransferase family 29 protein; this encodes MKKTLIIVGNAPLPRDLSAEVDAADFVVRFNEPKQSIGMSGTRTDLLMLATSSKPMQRRLRDPGFVQTPTFKAAKEVMLAYHPSIIRKYHPRPNFLSRLKGRRGDWTMQTIEVVGSAGKEIRIMPPQFYLAGCKELGVTEENISKVFPSTGFFGIWYMLEKCPQESWDVKICGFTWEGWKRHTWGDERSWVEQKVKSGRISLIQ
- a CDS encoding DUF1127 domain-containing protein; amino-acid sequence: MNLRTHFHRWMQYRENVRELSGCTDRELSDLGLSRTDIHRVAREAAFA
- a CDS encoding LysR family transcriptional regulator, producing MNLRSFQAFVEVVRQGGFSAAAKAINATQSTVSKAVRQLEDELGLVLLDREVSPSRLTAAGEIVFRRALAMLAEKDDMLAELNELRGLKRGLLRLGLPPIGSSVLFAPVFAAYTKLYPQIDIQLVEHGSRRLEELLLAGDVELAASLLPVGDSFEWQDVRCEPVVALLPADHAKAQDDGVSLRDIASLPFILFESGFALNHIILDACRSHGFSPNVAVRSSQIDFIVELVAAGMGIGFLPKMIAEQRHHPGVRIHKIKGADVSWHLALIWRKGAFLSHAARAWLELSKARTGAASS
- a CDS encoding CidA/LrgA family protein, with protein sequence MNAHSLLIRFRYALHHSRLMQIATLVGFWLAGEFFVRLVGLPLPGGIVGMALVLALLLSGRISLFSMKRGAEWFLAEMLLFFVPAVLAVLEHQELIGLLGLKIMAVILLGTLTVMSVTALTVDLCYRWSLRYVAK
- a CDS encoding LrgB family protein, whose protein sequence is MSLSNPLVATLFWSAATILLYLAAKRVYRRFPLWWLTPLAVTPLLLMALVIGLNQNYRGYFSATHWLVALLGPATVAFAIPIYQQRATIRRYWPVLLAGVVVGSSSAMASAWGLAHLLGLNEAISLSLMPRSMSTPFAMTVSGDIGGTPDLTAIFVVLTGVFGAAMGEVMLNWLPIRSALARGALFGMGAHGAGVAKAHQIGSEEGSIAGLVMVLVGLVNVLAAPLIAHFL